In the genome of Raphanus sativus cultivar WK10039 chromosome 9, ASM80110v3, whole genome shotgun sequence, the window AAGTTATAAATAATTGAATAGGTCTAGGTTGTTGGTTGTCAGAACTCAGTGGTGATTTGGTTTGCCCAATATCAAAACCTTCCTCGTTTTTGAGACTGTATTGTTGGAACTAGCAAGACAGACTGTTCAAAGCACTTTTGAGTTGTGATTTGTAAACAAGACTCTAGTTACGCTATAGTTTAGAACACACATACCATGGTAGGGTGATAAACTTTGGTTTAAACTTCATTgtccaaaacaaaaatttaaagcaATGATTTATATTCTAGGATATTATTCACTTTCAACATgtttattaaatctaaaatggCAAAATAAGTCGTCAAATTAAGTAGTGaattttgttctttgttttgtttatgaaaGCAAAGACACAATTACAATGAGTTAGGTAACGTAGGATTTAAGTTTTTAACACACCCTGCACAATCCTTTCCATGTACTTTTTTTAAACACTTTGCTTTATCACATTACCTATGTAAAGGGAACAAGACCCTTAGTCAAATTCATCCCCATCATCAACCAAAAATACTGTTCAGCTATAGAAccctttttttttaagaaaagaaaaactgcTCCTAAtgcttttctctctctctaattgaataaaataaaagcatATCCGATAAAAGAAACATGGCCGTGTCTTCTTCTGATCATTTGTTGTCTTGTGTCTTTACCCTTCAACGGATCTGATGGTATTGTGTGATGCCTCGTTTTGGTGGTAGCTTCCTCAAGATGAAGAGGACCAAAGAGGAAGGTAATATCTCTACCAACTGTATATAAAATCATCAAGGATCACCACCAGGTTACAAAAGTCGAAAATAAAGCAAATGTTCATGATCAAATTTCTATGATTAagctaagagagagagagagagcttaccAGGTAATATATGAAGTTAAGAATGGGGTGATCCAACACATCAAGGTTTGCCCCCTCGTCGAAAGCAGCGAAGCACATCTGGAACCATATTAAATGACACAAGCTTAGTTGTTACTACTGTAGTAGAGAAGATAAGGATTTGGTAGATATCAACATACTGATATGTTTGTAAGTGTCTTTACCATGATACATCTGATGAGGAAACACGTAGAGCATATGGTTGTCACGTAACCAACCTACCAACACATAAGAGATAGAGAAAGGGTGGTAAACAATCGAGAAGCAGAAAGTAGTAAAAGACTTTGATTGGCTATACGTTACAATTGATGTTTCACCTCTTGCAGCTTTTTGCGGCGTCCGTTAGATTCTGCTGGAAAATTTTGCAACATTAGGAAAAGCCTGCCATAAGATAGACATAAAAATCAAGCTTAAAAGAGAGGTTATAATCCTTTTATGGAATGCATATATGTACTCGGCATTTAGGGCCAAGGAAATCTAGTCTAGTCAAGCTAGAACAAGAATGCAAGTGACTATGACTGCAAGCAAGGTGGTTACAATTTATAATCTCATAACTCAGTGGCAGACTCTTGGCAACACAATCCCTAAGTCAAAATGATTTAACTAGTAAAACATATGAGACGATGGAATTTCAAATTAGGGAGGCGAGAGATTTACCGTCCACCGTAAAGTAGAAATCCAAGGGCCGCGAACAAGGAAGCACCTGCGATTATAAGTTTGCTAGAGAGGTGAGACAAGTGCTATGGATTAAGTATAACAAGAGAGAGATTCTAGAGTAAACATGTTTGGAAACGAGAAGCTAATTTACCTGCAAAGAACATCTTTGAAAGGATTACCATAACACGAACAGGCTTCCACCACAAAACCAACCAAAGAGCAATCTGAAAGTAATACACCCAAGTTAGTCCATGGACAACAAGCCCCATAGAAAAGAAATGAAATCTTAAAGATCGCATGGATGTACCTGAACTACATAGACAACAGCATTGATTGTGAAGAAACCTGGCCTCAGTCCATCAGTGGACACAGCACGCGCCTGTCCAAACCAAAGAGTATCTaattaaaaacatcaaaaaaccAAAGCAACTGAAAACTATACACGGAATCAGAAACTAACCTGATAGTAAATCTCAGCCCAGAAGAGGACTAGAAGAGCATAGGTGGTGAAGAAAGCAAGACTTGGTATATCAAGCAAGATATGTTGCAGAATCTACAAACACAATCATCATCAAAAAGGATTTTGGCAAATTTAGAAAGGTTTTTGACATAACAATAAATGATGATAAAACGGAAGAGGAGCGAGACTTCACACCTCTGGATGCATAAACTGCACATCTCTCCTGAAAACAAACACCACAGCCCTCACTGCAAATCAAAACGAACacacaaatcaaaatatacacaATAGAAACATCAACAAAGAATACGGAagcagaaaaaaacaaaaacctccGTTGACGACGAAATTGAGGAAGTGGAAGACCTTCTGCGTCGTCCATCCGTATTCCGGAACTCTCAATTGGATTCTCACCAGTTGAATCTACCGAAAGCAAGCATTTCAGAAAGCTGCGACACCTATTGATTCAAAAGGCGTTGTTATTAAACGTTTACCAGAGCGACGATGGAGACGATTCCGTAGAGAAGAGCGAGAGCGTGGAAGATACGATCCTGCCAAATCGGAGACTCGTTTACGTCCGACCACCAACTCGAAGCGTCCTTGAGATCCAACGCTTCCACCGCCGAAGAAGACGACGTCATCATCTCCGACGCGTATTGCATCATCTCCACACCGCCGattctcattttttttcttttttaagaaatcgATTGAATCACCTctctttttgataaaaattactttttttggaaataaaatACCTAATTAAACGGGTGAGGACCGGTGATAGCCGGTAATTCTCGAAATTGTTGATGAATGATGACCGACACGCTGCTCCACGTGGCACGTGTGGATAAAAGAGGAAAGCCAAGCTGGCTATTAGCTAATCCACGAAACGTGACGCGAGCTGAAATCAAAGAGGAAAGTAAATTTTgacaaagaagataaaaagaGGAAAGTCAATATGGTTAATACTTTTTTTCCgtctattatattaatattaaaggTAAAAGCCCATGAAAGGACCCAGCCCAAACCATTACAGAAAGACCATCGAAGCCTAAATACAATCAACAGAAATCCAAACAAGAAGGGCAAACTAAAAACGGGCCACAAGCCCAACTGAAAAGCACGCAGCGTCATCCAAACCACGCGTCCAGATCCCTTCCGCAGACCGTCCACGTGCTAACACCACCGGTCACACGAGCCACGCGTCAGTCATCCACTGCGTCATCAACCAAAGGCCGAAATTTTCGCCGGAAAAAACGGAACGACTGATATTCCGCCGGGTCTCGCCGTCAACAAATCACCGCACCCACTGTATCGCCTAAAAATTCCACCGGAGAACTGCCACGAGACTGTCCCGAGTTCTCATCCGGTTTAGACAAAATCACCGCTGGCGATCAACACCTCCACACCCACATCTTCCTGTCGGAGAGCGTGTCGGCCTCCCGAGATCTCAACCAAATAGCAAAGACACCAAAAACTCGATCCCATAAAACCAAAAAGGAAGCGGTACCAAAATCGTACCCTTCCGAACAGTGAGAAAACCAGAGCCGGCAAGGACGGTGCAGAAGAAGCCACCATCTTCCGGAGTCAGAGCCGGCGGAACCGCTGCTGAAGAAACCACTACTCTCTCCAAAGACGAGGTCGGCCGGTCCTCTAATAAGAGGCATCGTCGAAGACGAGATCTAAAAACCGAAGAAAAAATTGGGAGGAAAAAGCACTCTCGCTATACATGcaaaacggaaaaaaaaaacacagaaaaaGAGAAGCCGGATCGGCAGTAGTTAACGGAACCCACTCCGCCGACCGGCGGCGAGTTTTGACGGAGGAAAATCTAGAGAGAAGACAGAGGAAAATTCGACTCTCTCTCTATCAAATCAAGCTTATTTTAATATGGTTAATACTTAATACcaatatgaaattaaaaaaaaaaagtaaatacgGTTTGTCACGGCTGatttaatatattgtaataaaatGGACCTAGATTCCATTTCCTTTGATAGTCTATTTAGATTTTTATCTATAAGAAGATACGAAACTGTCTATTTTCAAAAtcacttgatttttttttatggaaaCAGAAAGAGATAAGGAAAAGTCTAGATTTTCAAAATCACGattctttagtttatataaACTCTTTTCTTCTCTGATGCTTGAATTTACTCTCCTACAATGACAAATCAAATTCATGACCCTGGTACACTTTTCTTTCtccctttttgttttgttattagggtttatggtggattttttttttttttttttttttgctaaaatattaaTGGTGGATTTCTTGATACTCTTTATATTAAAGGTTTTTGTCCCCATtgcattcttttttttaaagaactgGGTGATTGTGTCTGAAGTTGAAATGGTCTCTTCTTGTGACCATACATTTAAGCTGATCACTTTATGTTGTCTTCAAAGTCGTAGTGGATCAGATGAAATTGCAAATACGTTGATGTTGCGAATGAGATTGATACTTCTAACTTCTACAACAGGGATGGTTTGAGACCGTGGAGTAGGCCATAGCTCGGGTCTTGATtccaagaagaaaagaaacatgaGAACCGAAATGACTCCATTAGCGAGCCAAGAACCTTATAGAAACGGGACACCGGTTATGCCGATGACACCAATGCAAAGTCCTATATATACTGCACCTTCAAGTCCCGGGACACAAGCATCAGAACTCTCGGAGAAAGAGCTCCAAACGAAAACTAGGAGGGACATAATGTTATCGGCAACGCGGCTTGGGAAACAAAACATTGCTTCTTGGGCTGGCAAAGACTATGACGACAAAGATGTTTCAGTGTTAGTGAAGACTAAAGCTTCTCTCCATGCTTGTAAAAGTGTTTCCGAAGCTCGTGCTTCTGCATGGGAGAAAGCGAAAAAGGCTAATTACATAGATGGGTACTCGAAGCTGCGTTGTTTGGTCATTGTGCTGTTAGAAAACTTTAGAACTTAAAATGATTTGTGTGATCTCCAGGTTGAGACACGAGGAAATGAAGAGGATACAGGAAGGGGAGAATCACAAGAAGGCGAAATCTGAAGCTGAGAAAAGGGAAACTGAGGTAAGTAGcctgaaaaaagaaaactcaaGAAACGTAGTCAAAGTTGATCATATATTATGCTTATTAGTATTTGTAATTGATGGTGGGGTTCTTGACATTGCAGGAAGAAGTTGAGAAGGTGAAGTGACGAGGGATAGACTGGTTTGATACACAAAACTAGCTGTGATCGAGCGCAAAGCAGAGTAGAAGCGAGCAACTGCTGAAACGAAGAGGAATCATGCAGctaaaacagagaaacaaagcTGAACAAATCCGAAGGACATGCAATGTACCTTCAATTTTATCTTGCTGTAGCTTTGttcttagtaaaaaaaaaaaaaaaaaaaaaaaaaaaaaaaaaaaaaaacctctctcctccttcttctctccAACCTCTTTCCTCCTTCCCAAGCAAGCGCGTGTGACTTTCTCTCCGGCGTCCGGCGGCGCGTGCCGGCGCCGGAGgagctctctctctccatatCTTGTTTTCTCCTTTGCTGCTCTGCGTCCTCTCTCTTCTCCACCAATATATTCGAAATCCTGGACTGTCTAAATTTTCCGGCGAGTGTTTCGCGCGCGAGGAGCGTCTCTCCGACAAGGTTTAGGCTTCTTCTGGTTTTTCAATGAGGTGGTAGCAAGTCGGGTCCGTGGAGTAGTCGGCTTTTGGGTTGGAAGGGGATCAATTTTTCCAGATCTAGATCTCGTTCGTCCGTTCTTCGTCGTTGCTTGAGGTCTCCGGCTTGGTTTTACTCTCAGTCTGGTGGTGGATCTTCGGTCTCTACCGGTTCGTGGGTCGTGTTCCATTCTTCTACGGGGACTTGGCTGTTCGGTCCTCTTCGGCGTCGAAGTGGTCCTGCCCCTTTTTCTCAGTGGTTAGGTGAACTCTGTTTGTGTCACTTGACATTGGAGACGAGTCTTGAGCTTAAGCACGCAGGTTGGATGGTGCTGAGCTTTCACAGGGTCGTGTGTGTCTGATTAGATGTTATATCCGCTTGTTTTATGGTGGATCCCGACGGTCGTCTATGGCCTTCGGAGACTTCTTGTCTGGCGGCTTCATCTCGGAGTTCCTCTTCACGGTTACCATCCAGTTTCACTCGTGGGTTAAGGCGACGGCTTTCAAGACGGGTTGTGTCTCTTGTTTTAATTTGGTCTATGGTCTGGTTGGCACAGACTTAGAAATTCGACAGCAAAGTAATAGGCTTCCGGTTCTCGGCGGTCACAGATGTGAAGGCGGTTCTCGTGGGGGTCATTGACCGTTTTCTTGCCAAACGTCTGGTCATGTTCACTTCCCGATCCCGCTCGGCTCACTTGGTCCTTGCGGTTGTGTGCTTGACTTTCTTTGCAGGTTCTTAGAGACATTCTGGTTCGGTAGTGGCGGTGGAATCAACCCGCGTTTTGCACGGTCCGTGACGGAGTAGGGGTGCGTACAGTTGGTTCGGGCCTCTTATGGTAAGGGTCTTATGGTAAGGGTCTCGTAATCTACACTTCTATTATCCGCCTAGTACTTCAGCGCCAGTAACGAATATAAGTTTCGATGAGTTCGTTGGAAGCTAGCTACTCCTGAGATGACTTGGGAAATCCCGGCATCCAAGGTAACAAGGAGAACCTCACTTTTCCGAGGCTATCATCAAAGGTAGAGAACGGTAACCGACTCCTGAAAATTTCGAAAAGCTGATCAGTGGAATGTGCCGGGTTTAGTGGGTGGGCGAAGCTGTGATTGTAATAGAATGATTCGGGAACTTTTGTACAAATCGGGCTTGTATTCTGATCTGAATCCCCTTTTTCGGGTtgaataaaatttcaatttaaaaaaaaaaaaaaaaaaaaaaaaaaatagctttGTTCTTAGTCGTAACATAAGAATCCAATCTGTTTTTGGTGTTTGTTAATTctcattttttattctattattttataaaaatctaaaaaaaatccaatttatttttattactccTATAcattataaacatatttcacctgtgtaattattttcattattttaataatatttatttatataatttaatattaataatataaagatacaaagatattattttaatactatttattttaatataatatctagatatataaaagtttataaaaatccAATTCGTTATCTGATTATTTCTATCAAGAAAATATATCCGGACCTAATATATTATCAactaaaaaaagatttaatCTGAACTTGTACAGATATTCCAACGTCCAGACCGGTTTATATTTTGTACTCATGTAGTAAATACagttgaattatattttttaaaatattgttttctactTCAGTTTTAGAATAGATGTTTTGCCAgacaaaaaatgaatttaatcGGATtagtaaatagttttttttttttttgtgcaactagtaaatagttattaatttattattcatttagTTTATAAGcgaattaaaaaaatgtttttaatgtttgacaaaaaaaaagttttaatctaactatataaaaatagtccCTTGTTAGTTTCGGGAAGCCGTCCCGTGAGAGTTTACGAAACTGACTGGCTCGGTTAGAGGAGTGGGAGTCTGGATCCAGGTTCGGAGATCTCTTCCAGCCTACGATAAGCTCAGGTTCGGATTCTTTCTCTTGTTCACGGTTTGTATAGCCGTTAAATCTCTCTCACGAGTGAGTAAAAACTCAAAAGCTTTCGCGATGCAATTTCTAGATAAATTCTACTCGAATCTTTGATCGAATTATGTTCAATTTCTACGAAATCGATCACGATTTTTTTGGAATCTATGTATGTGTGTTTAATCCAGTTTAGGTGGTTTTGGATAGTTGGAGAGATGGGAGGTAGGGTTCAAGTGCAGCATTACAATTTGGGATCGGCTGATTCTTACATCGGTAGCTCTCTGCATGATCTCAACTCCGTTGATGGTCCCCCGAGAGATATCGACGGAGGAGGAGGCGGCATCATTGCTCATGAAGGCGATAGCTTGGACAACGACGGACATTCCTCTTCCGCGGTGTGTTAACAAATTtctcaaaactttttttttagggtttttatctGTAACTGTTAGAGCTCAAATTAGTTTCTGAGAAATGAAATGGATTGAAGCTTGTGGGTTTCACTTGTTTTGTCTGAAGCTTTCTAATGTGTGTTCTCAAAGTAATCGCTAGGCTGTATTTAGCCGTTTTCAATGTTCAACAAATTGCTACCCAACCACACATTAGTGGTCGGGTGGTACATGGCGTCCTACAATTAGCCTAATAGTCTTGGGTTCGAATCCGTAGCAACCGGGTCTGATTGGTACTGGTGATCAGACATCCGAAGATTAGTTCCGCCAGATATTCCGGGTTAACAGAAAACAAATAGCTACATGGTGGTTAGACATTTTATAGAGGATTTAGACGGTGTGTGTACACCAATTTTTTGAACGTTTATTGAAAAAATTGGTTTGAAAAAATTGTTTCTGGTCATGCCCGATTTGCTAACTAGGCAGGCGTTTAGACcgatttttttaatgtttattgaaaaaaattggTTTGAAAAAATTGTTTCTGGTCATGCCCGATTTGCTAACTAGGCAGGCGTTTAGACCGATTTTTAGGACACTGGACGTTTTATAGGGAATTATTGATTAGGTTGATGGGTAGGCCCTGTTTTAAATAACATGAACcattcttttttataaatttaaggaAAATTGTTTTGCTTAGGACAGATTTGCCTCCTAAGCAGCCGTCTAGACCGAACTTTGTCCTTTTATTCAGTGGCTTTGGGTTATGTCTGGTTTCAGGACTGTCTGCATATCATTTCTCAGTTCCAGGGTTTATGAGTAAATTAGCTAAATGAACTGAAGTTGTGAGAGTTATTTTTGTCTTTGGGTTTAATCTCTTTTCAGAACTGTATGCACGAATCATACACAAACACTCTGCAAATCCACGACAACGGAGTTGAAGAAGGTGGAACTAACATGGAGAACAAGGAGCCTTCAGGATCTTCTTACAATATGTTAACCATTGAAGGTTAATAAATAATCATCTCAAATCTTTTGACTTTGGGGAGAAGCTACTACTTTGATTCATtatcttatttgtttttttctttcagatgTTTCACCAATTGAATCAGCACGTGGGAGGTTTCTGCAAATCATCTTGGATTACTTTATTAGCCAACACGTGGTTGAAGTCTGTGAGAACAAACGTGATCACGAGGCCGATCCAGGTAGTAATAAAGCTAATAAGAGGAAGTCGGATGATACACGGTATGAAGGTGACCCGAGCTTTGCATTGCCGTTGATGTATATTGCAAACTTATACGAGACTTTGGTCGGTGAAGCAAATGTGAGAGTTGCTTCGTTGAATGGTATAAGGGAGAAGACTCTTGGTGTTGCACTTGAAGCAGCAGGTGGCTTGTATAGAAAACTAACCAAGAAGTTTCCTAAGAAaggtaattttttattttttatcttcaGTTTGATTTATGTGATTGTGATTGTCCTTGTTCATTTACAGGTACTTGCATGTACAGAAGAAGAGAACTTGCAACATCACTTGAAACAAGGACAAGGTTTCCAGAATTGGTAACACATGGAGGAGAGAAACGAGTTCGGTTTGTGGTGGTTAATGGTTTGGATATTGTTGAAAAGCCGGATGGTATACTGATTGAAGATGCTGAATGGTGAATCATCAGTTTTATATACTATTGTTGTTCAATTGTATGTGAAATAGTGAATCATCTActcaaaagtatatatataattggatATTGTCACACTACAGGTTTAAGCGATTAACAGGCCGCAATGAAGTAGCTGTCTCTGCTAGTGATTATAAATTCTATTGCCCTCGACACAAGCATAGGCGTACTCACAGTTCTACCTGCAGCATCCAGGGCTTGCCTGTAAAGATCAATCaacacatgttttttttttctgagttgAAAGAAGGAAGTGACAttataattgttttgttttttttcattgttCAGCAGACATTTCCAGGTATGGATCAACAAGGGTTTCGCTCTGTTAGTGAAGTAAGTGCATACTCCTTCCAAATCTCCTAACATTCTTACAGCAATGATCTTTAGTTTATCTGATTTATCATGATAATTGCAGGATCAAagtcaacaacaacaacacactCCTTCTCCTTCAAAACATCACATGTCATCTCTGTCTCCTCAGTTTCACCAATCTATTCACCagagccaccaccaccaccaccagcatCAGTCTATTTACCAAAATCAACATTTTCCCGGTCAGAACCATCAATGCGACCCTGAACTGTCTCAATCCCAACACCAGTCACCATCTATTTCGCAGCACATGGCTTGCTTGCAGCCGATCACAGGAGGCCATGTCATGGTACAGATTCCAAAACACTAACTCAAAAACTACCGTTTCAATAGTTTCAGATCATCATGTGTtttatcttgtttttctttAGGCAACTGGTCCTGCGAAATTCTGTGACCAATGTGGAGCACAGTACCTGAGAGAAACCTCCAAGTTCTGCTCAGAGTGTGGTGCGAAGAGACTAGGGATATAGCAGAGACAGATTAAAATCTTGTTTAAGTTGCAAATTAACAAGAAGCTTAGTGTTTTCAGGGTTGAGAAGTGGGAAAGTTGGTGAAGTATGTATGAGCTTAGTTAATTACTTGGCTCGAAAGTAATTGATTAAACTGCGTGAGTTCTGATCTTTGGGAAATGCAAATTTGTAAGCCCTTTACATATATGGCTATGTCAAAACATATATGACCCAAAACTATGAAAGTGGTGTAGTTTTGATAAAATTTGTAAGGTTTACTTGTtacaaaactaatcaaaataTTCCATACAtgtataaacataattttaaaacctcaataaatatatacaacctGGAGATGGTATATACAAACAACACAACAAACTGTTCCTTTCAAGGTTATTACGAAGACACTTTGCGAATTACAACTAAACAATGATGAATGAGACTACtttaaaaatgaatggttttatgttttcattagTTGATAAAATTTAACTAGCAGGGTCTGGTGCAGGAGCAACGGAGACTACTGCAACGACCGCCTGTGGAACCTTCTTTGGTACAAGCAGAGGCACATTTCTGTCCGTTGAGACACACTCCTTGGAACGTTTTACTCCGTGCCTCACACGGTTTTGATTCCACTGGACCCATTCCTAAATCACATATTAAAATGAACCCATCAAACTATATCCAAAATATTATCGTTTTGGAGCATATCCATAATTTAACCAAGAAAACCATACATAGATGTTGTTGATATAGCCTGAatattgaattaaaaatatGCATAGGGCTTGTACAGttgtatatatgttattttgatgctcatatatatatatatgacatgcATTTAGTAGTTAGATCCAGGGCCAGTAATAAAAAGCATATATATTGGAAAACTATATactagaaataaaataatttaaagaaattcaataatatcatattaaaaACAGGCTTTGGTAtgttttctataaaaataatttagtaacaaaacaattttgtaagtttttttacttcataaatatgtttcaaaaaaaaacatatttaaaggAAGTTTATTTCCCACGACTGTATTTGAATTCTTGACGTTGAATTCCTTTTAGTTGAATTTAGCAAGACATGGGGTTCATTAACAGATACCTTATGTAGATGATTATATATGTTCACATGTGTGTATTATATTGAAAACTTAGACATTATCATCATGAGAtaaattttctttaacaaaGACAGTTAGATGAGTTATGAACCTGAAGTAAAGAGGAGCATGAACGAGAGGAGAATGGCTGACACCACACGCAGAGAGAGCTTCATTTTTAGAGAGATAAGGACACAaatgttttaatagaaattaaGAAAACGACGAAGAAGATGGCACTAAATATAAACGGGACGAACcctttttgtttctcttttactgatgaaaataaatagttttaaggcctcataaaaaatagaaacaaaatgTGAACCAATTAAACCTTTACCCGAAGGACCATTCGTGATTAAAGGCTGACCAATCAAATGACTAAAACAGTTAATAAAACCTAAAATTTAGCTTAGCTTCTAATAAAAACAGCGGTTTTTCAATTGCTTTAGCACAGTAGTCCAGTCTACAACCTCTGATATAAATAGGTTAGTACTTAGTACAGTTGTCAGACA includes:
- the LOC108827100 gene encoding tobamovirus multiplication protein 3; this translates as MRIGGVEMMQYASEMMTSSSSAVEALDLKDASSWWSDVNESPIWQDRIFHALALLYGIVSIVALIQLVRIQLRVPEYGWTTQKVFHFLNFVVNGVRAVVFVFRRDVQFMHPEILQHILLDIPSLAFFTTYALLVLFWAEIYYQARAVSTDGLRPGFFTINAVVYVVQIALWLVLWWKPVRVMVILSKMFFAGASLFAALGFLLYGGRLFLMLQNFPAESNGRRKKLQEVGYVTTICSTCFLIRCIMMCFAAFDEGANLDVLDHPILNFIYYLLVEILPSSLVLFILRKLPPKRGITQYHQIR
- the LOC108827101 gene encoding uncharacterized protein At2g02148 isoform X1, whose protein sequence is MGGRVQVQHYNLGSADSYIGSSLHDLNSVDGPPRDIDGGGGGIIAHEGDSLDNDGHSSSANCMHESYTNTLQIHDNGVEEGGTNMENKEPSGSSYNMLTIEDVSPIESARGRFLQIILDYFISQHVVEVCENKRDHEADPGSNKANKRKSDDTRYEGDPSFALPLMYIANLYETLVGEANVRVASLNGIREKTLGVALEAAGGLYRKLTKKFPKKGTCMYRRRELATSLETRTRFPELVTHGGEKRVRFVVVNGLDIVEKPDGILIEDAEWFKRLTGRNEVAVSASDYKFYCPRHKHRRTHSSTCSIQGLPQTFPGMDQQGFRSVSEDQSQQQQHTPSPSKHHMSSLSPQFHQSIHQSHHHHHQHQSIYQNQHFPGQNHQCDPELSQSQHQSPSISQHMACLQPITGGHVMATGPAKFCDQCGAQYLRETSKFCSECGAKRLGI
- the LOC108827101 gene encoding uncharacterized protein At2g02148 isoform X2, translating into MGGRVQVQHYNLGSADSYIGSSLHDLNSVDGPPRDIDGGGGGIIAHEGDSLDNDGHSSSANCMHESYTNTLQIHDNGVEEGGTNMENKEPSGSSYNMLTIEDVSPIESARGRFLQIILDYFISQHVVEVCENKRDHEADPGSNKANKRKSDDTRYEGDPSFALPLMYIANLYETLVGEANVRVASLNGIREKTLGVALEAAGGLYRKLTKKFPKKGTCMYRRRELATSLETRTRFPELVTHGGEKRVRFVVVNGLDIVEKPDGILIEDAEWFKRLTGRNEVAVSASDYKFYCPRHKHRRTHSSTCSIQGLPTFPGMDQQGFRSVSEDQSQQQQHTPSPSKHHMSSLSPQFHQSIHQSHHHHHQHQSIYQNQHFPGQNHQCDPELSQSQHQSPSISQHMACLQPITGGHVMATGPAKFCDQCGAQYLRETSKFCSECGAKRLGI
- the LOC108827103 gene encoding defensin-like protein 10, giving the protein MKLSLRVVSAILLSFMLLFTSGMGPVESKPCEARSKTFQGVCLNGQKCASACTKEGSTGGRCSSLRCSCTRPC